The following DNA comes from Anaerostipes rhamnosivorans.
GGAACTGTCCGGGATCCCCGCAGTCATGACACCGGAGCCTGCCTTGACCAGCAGTGCGTCAAAATGCCCATGGTAGCAGCCCTCAAACTTGATAATCTTATCCCTGCCTGTGAATCCTCTTGCGGCGCGGATAGCGCTCATAACCGCCTCTGTGCCGGAATTGACCATACGGACCATGTCAAAACAGGGAACCAGCTCACAGAGCAGTTCACCCATTTGGACTTCCATCTCCGTAGCCGTGCCAAAACTCAGGCCGTTCCTTGCGGCCCCGATTACAGCTTCCTGGATCTCTGGATGATTATGCCCTAAGATCATCGGCCCCCAGGAACCTATGTAGTCAAGGTACCGTTTTCCCTCTTCATCGTACACATAAGTGCCTTCCGCCTTTTTGATAAAGCGTGGACAGCCTCCCACAGACTGGTATGCCCTGACCGGGCTGTTGACACCTCCCGGCAGCACCCGTTTCGCACGCTCAAACAAGCTTTCTGATCGACTCATCATCCGATTCTCCCTTCCTTCATAAATCCTGCAATCTCCTTAGCAAAATAGGTCAGCAGGATATCGCAGCCTGCCCGGTAGATTCCGGCCGTGGTCTCACAGATCATCTGCTCCTCATCGATCCAGCCTTTCATGGCCGCGGCTTTTATCATGGCATATTCCCCGCTGACACTGTATGCAGCCACAGGAAGGTCCACCGTATTGCGCACCTCCCTTACGATATCCAGGTAAGACAGGGCAGGTTTGACCATAATGATATCAGCCCCCTCTTTGCAGTCCTGTTTTACTTCCTTTAATGCCTCCAGGCGGTTGTGGTAATCCATCTGATAGCTTTTCCGATCCCCAAAGGAAGGAGCAGACCCGGCCGCATCCCGGAACGGGCCGTAAAATGCGGAGGCATATTTGGAAGCATAGGACATGATCGGAACATCCGTGTAGCCGTTTTGGTCCAACAGATGTCTGATCTCACCTACCCTGCCGTCCATCATATCAGACGGTGCCACCATGTCGGCTCCGGCCTGCACTTGGGACAGGGCGGTCTTGGCGATCATGGGAAGGGTCTTATCGTTGTCCACCTGGTCTCCAGTCAGAATGCCGCAGTGGCCGTGGGACGTATATTCACACATACACACATCGGTAATGTAATAAAGGTCCGGCACTTCCTTTTTTGCTTTTAAAAGCGCTCTCTGAATAATACCGTCTTCTGCCCATGCCCCGGTGCCGCACTCATCCTTTTGTCCCGGAATTCCAAACAACATAACGCTTGGCACTCCCGCATCCGCCATCTCAGTGAGCACTTCCGGCATCCGGTCCAGACTGTACCTGTACTGGCCCGGCATGGATGGGATCTCTTCTTTCTTATCTTCCCCTTCTGTCACAAAGAGCGGGTAAATAAGAGAAGATGCATCCATTCTCGTTTCCCTCACCATTTTCCTCAACACCGGCGTAGACCGGAGTCTTCTTGATCGTATTGTCATATCCATTTTAACTTCCTTCTTTCTGCCTCTATGATTCCGATTTCATCTGTTTCGCCAGACAGCACCCAAGCTCTTTTGCATCCTCCAAACTGCCTTTGACACTCTGTTTCCGGTAGATCTTTTCCGCCTCATCATAAAATAGCCCGGTAAGGCACAAGCCCTTTCCCAAGACAGTGCCGTACGCCGCGATAGGGGATGAACAGCCTCCATCCAGCGTACGCACAAAGCTCCGTTCTGCTAAAGTCACAAGCTCCGTCTGCCTGTCGTGGATACAGGAAAAAAAGGACTGGTCAAAATCCTTTCTCACCTGAATGCACAAGGTTCCCTGTCCTGCCGCCGGCAGCATCTCTTCCACTGAAAGATAACGGCTGATCCTGTCCTGAAGTCCCGCTCTTTTAAGCCCCGCCGCCGCCATAATCAATGCCGAGTACTGGCCTTGATCCAGCTTATTAAGACGAGTATGAATATTTCCCCGGACACTTTGAAACTTTGCATCCGGAAACAGTTCCTTTGCCTGCAGGACCCTTCTTAAGCTGGAAGAACCGATCACCTGCTCTCGGTTCTCCCTGTCCTCTTTACCAGGCAGTACCAGCACATCCCTTGGATCCCCTCTTTTGGGAACCGCTGCAATGGGCAGGTCAGGAGAAATCTCCATCGGCAGGTCCTTCATACTGTGGACTGCCATATCGATCCTGCCGTCGAGCAGCGCTTGGTCCAATTCCTTTACAAAAAGTCCCTTGCCCCCTATTTTATCCAATGTCTTATGAAGAATCTTGTCCCCGGTAGTCTTCATCGTCACCAGCTCCACGGAAAGATCCGGATAATGTTCCTTCAGCTGTCTGATTACAAGCTCTGTCTGGGCCACGGCCAAAAGGCTTTCGCGGCTTCCAATCCTCAATCTTTTTGGTTCCATATCATACTCCTGATTCTGTCTGCTGTCTGCTTTGTCTTTTTATGGTCTGTACCTCCCGACGTGACTCCGATGACAATATCCCCGTTCTTTATGACAGAAGGAAAATAAAAGCTGCATTCCTCCTTGCAGTCACAGATATTGACCGGAAGGCCTGCTTTTCGGGCCTCCTGAAAAACTGCGTGGTTGACCGCCCGTGAGTCTGTGGCCGCAAACACCATATCAAAGCCATTAAGATCCCCGGGAACATAACTCCTCTGGATCCACTGGACAAACCCGCTGCAGATCATGTCCTCGATTCCGCTGCATACCAAAGGAGAGATGACCGTAACCTGGTCATGGAACATCTTAAGTGTACGGAGCCGGCGCAGGGCGATGTTTCCCCCTCCCACCATAATAAGCTGCAAATCCTGCATATCAATATATAACGGAAAATACGACATAAAAGCCCTCCTTAATAAATACTGACCTCTTCTGCTGAGGCTTCCAGCGCCTTTAAAATCTGCGGCCATTCTTCTCTCGGCAGGATGTCCTTAAGCCCGAAGAGGATCCGTTCCAATGCTGATGCAGAAGCCCGTTCCACTTCCTGTTTAAGCCTGCAGACATCGGCTCCCTCCTTCCGAAGCTCCTTATAAGAATTCTTTAACTTGGCGTTGGTCAGCTCTGCCGCAGCGTTGCTGACTGCATGGACCAGAGGAATATAATTTCTGAAATAGTACCAGTTCATAAATTCACCGGTCTGCTCCCGAAGAATCTTCCGAGCCTTCTGCATCTCTTTTTCATTGACTGATGCCTGAATGCCCAAATCATCCATACCAAGCAGTTTACAGCCGTTAAGTTCTGAGAGCTTCGGATCCAAATCCCTGGGAACTGCCAGATCCGCAAACACATAAGTGTGCTGTTTTTGAAATGTCTCCGAAGCCTGCTGTGCATAGACCGTATAATGAGGACTCCTGGTGGCGCTGAAGATAAAATCCATAGCACCCATAGCCTCATAACGTTCCTTATATGGGACTACCTGGCAGCCTGCCGGAATCATCACATCCTGTTTTCTGTATTGTCTCAAGGTCATGGACACTTGGGCTTTTTTATGTACAAGCCAGGAAGCCAGCAGACGTCCCATCTCCCCATTACCTATGACCAGGCAGCGTTTCCCCTGAAAAGAACCGTACCGCTCTTCCAAGATTGACACTGCCCTCTCCGGCACAGAGGTATCCCTGCTGCCGATCCGGGTGTCGGTCTTCACCTTTTTGGCGGCGGTCACCGCCATTCTAAAAAGTGTATCCAGCACTGAATCCGGTTTACAGCATTCCCTTGCCCTTTCAAGGGCGTCCCTGACCTGGGAGACGATCTGGTCTTCGCCGAGAATCTGGGAATGAATCCCGCTGGCCAGCTCCATGAGATAAAGCACCGCCTCCTCACCGGATCGTCTGACAAACAGCCTGCGTTTGGAAT
Coding sequences within:
- the hemB gene encoding porphobilinogen synthase, which translates into the protein MDMTIRSRRLRSTPVLRKMVRETRMDASSLIYPLFVTEGEDKKEEIPSMPGQYRYSLDRMPEVLTEMADAGVPSVMLFGIPGQKDECGTGAWAEDGIIQRALLKAKKEVPDLYYITDVCMCEYTSHGHCGILTGDQVDNDKTLPMIAKTALSQVQAGADMVAPSDMMDGRVGEIRHLLDQNGYTDVPIMSYASKYASAFYGPFRDAAGSAPSFGDRKSYQMDYHNRLEALKEVKQDCKEGADIIMVKPALSYLDIVREVRNTVDLPVAAYSVSGEYAMIKAAAMKGWIDEEQMICETTAGIYRAGCDILLTYFAKEIAGFMKEGRIG
- the hemA gene encoding glutamyl-tRNA reductase translates to MELSMIGIDYHTASVDEREPFAFTDSGAVRFMQSVKDADPKASCIVLSTCNRTELWFYHLGRDPLEYLFSQLSIIDDSKRRLFVRRSGEEAVLYLMELASGIHSQILGEDQIVSQVRDALERARECCKPDSVLDTLFRMAVTAAKKVKTDTRIGSRDTSVPERAVSILEERYGSFQGKRCLVIGNGEMGRLLASWLVHKKAQVSMTLRQYRKQDVMIPAGCQVVPYKERYEAMGAMDFIFSATRSPHYTVYAQQASETFQKQHTYVFADLAVPRDLDPKLSELNGCKLLGMDDLGIQASVNEKEMQKARKILREQTGEFMNWYYFRNYIPLVHAVSNAAAELTNAKLKNSYKELRKEGADVCRLKQEVERASASALERILFGLKDILPREEWPQILKALEASAEEVSIY
- the hemC gene encoding hydroxymethylbilane synthase; amino-acid sequence: MEPKRLRIGSRESLLAVAQTELVIRQLKEHYPDLSVELVTMKTTGDKILHKTLDKIGGKGLFVKELDQALLDGRIDMAVHSMKDLPMEISPDLPIAAVPKRGDPRDVLVLPGKEDRENREQVIGSSSLRRVLQAKELFPDAKFQSVRGNIHTRLNKLDQGQYSALIMAAAGLKRAGLQDRISRYLSVEEMLPAAGQGTLCIQVRKDFDQSFFSCIHDRQTELVTLAERSFVRTLDGGCSSPIAAYGTVLGKGLCLTGLFYDEAEKIYRKQSVKGSLEDAKELGCCLAKQMKSES
- a CDS encoding precorrin-2 dehydrogenase/sirohydrochlorin ferrochelatase family protein — encoded protein: MSYFPLYIDMQDLQLIMVGGGNIALRRLRTLKMFHDQVTVISPLVCSGIEDMICSGFVQWIQRSYVPGDLNGFDMVFAATDSRAVNHAVFQEARKAGLPVNICDCKEECSFYFPSVIKNGDIVIGVTSGGTDHKKTKQTADRIRSMIWNQKD